The Syntrophorhabdaceae bacterium DNA window TATAGCAATCACCCGGCTATTTGTCAACATTTTTTGGTCCGAAAATCAAGGGCTCGTATCTTATAAAAGCTTTATTTATCAGCCAAAATTACTTGACAACTGTGTAAAGATTTTTTATAGTTGTTTCCATGAAACTATACAGACGTGTATATATTTTTTGACTCACAATATTCATAAAAGGAGTCGATCATGGCTGCCCTATTTTACCGGAGATTACCACGATTCAATTATCTTGCGCCGAAGACAATCCGGGAGGCCTTAAAGGCACTCGCGGAGTATAAAGACACGGCCAAGCTTCTGGCCGGCGGTACCGATCTTATCGTACAGCTTAAGAGAAGGGAGATCGCCGTCCCTCAATTCGTGATTGACCTCAAGGGCATTCCCAAACTCGACATTATTTCGTACAGCCCTCGGACGGGTTTGAAAATAGGGTCACTGGCAACAGTGAGCGCGCTCGCCCGATCACCCGTTGTGGGTGAGCATTACCCGCTCCTTGTAGAGGCAGCGCTCAGCATGGCCTCCCCCCAGGTGCGTAACCGGGGTACTTTTGCCGGCAATATCTGCAGCGCCGTTCCGTCTGCGGACAGCGCCCCGTCGCTCATGGTGCTCGGTGCTATCGTCAAAATCAAAGGAGCTGCGGGGGAAAGGACGGTACCTATGGACCGCTTTTTTCTCGGTCCCCGTAAAACAGCTCTCAGTCCCGATGAAATGGTCACCGAGATAGACGTGCCAAAACCCGTGGATCAAAGCCGTGGCGTGTACCTGAAACTTTCGCCACGTCATTCAATGGACCTTGCGATCGTGGGTGTCGCCGTTGCCGGAGTGTCTGAGGGCGGCATCTGTAAAGACGTGAA harbors:
- a CDS encoding xanthine dehydrogenase family protein subunit M, translating into MAALFYRRLPRFNYLAPKTIREALKALAEYKDTAKLLAGGTDLIVQLKRREIAVPQFVIDLKGIPKLDIISYSPRTGLKIGSLATVSALARSPVVGEHYPLLVEAALSMASPQVRNRGTFAGNICSAVPSADSAPSLMVLGAIVKIKGAAGERTVPMDRFFLGPRKTALSPDEMVTEIDVPKPVDQSRGVYLKLSPRHSMDLAIVGVAVAGVSEGGICKDVKIALGAVAPTPVRAPVAEDMLRDKKITRELIDEAARNAITQCSPIDDHRASLEYRCDMVYAMTKRALNQVFNP